GCGCAGCTTCTGGACCCGATCCTTCCTGACCCGTCGCATCGATCGCTGCTATCTGATCGCCGCCGCCGCGCGGATCCCGGAAAAGCGCCGGATCCATCTCGAGCTGGCGCGATATTATCGCAGGATGCTGGCGAGCCTGCCGGAGCTTCAGGCGCACCCCCAGCCCGCCTAGCGCAGCTGGCCTAGCCGCCGTCGGCGGCCCTGTAGCGATATTCTCGAACATCGACCGAGCCCGCGGGCATTTCGTCTGCGGGCTCGCTTCTGTCGAACCAGGTGGTGCGGATCACGGCGACGCCGTCGGTCGCGGAACCGCCATCGACGCGCTGATCGCGCAGGTACAGCGGTACGCGAACGACGTTGTCGACCACGCGAACCGCGCCGCTCGCCGGTGCGGGCACCTTTTCACCCTGACGGTGGAAGCTGACCACCTTGCGCCGGGTTCCCGGCTGCCCCAGCGGCGGATCGAGCGGCCCGTCGAGCACGACCTGTTCGTCGA
The window above is part of the Novosphingobium sp. G106 genome. Proteins encoded here:
- a CDS encoding EthD domain-containing protein, translating into MEKLVFVFRHKDGMSREQFHDHYVRNHSPLGLRLQENLSGYTVNHLTSEAEFDTVTEIWTPVARDFAGGGAKATPASQEIVADHVSFMGPQDTYIVDEQVVLDGPLDPPLGQPGTRRKVVSFHRQGEKVPAPASGAVRVVDNVVRVPLYLRDQRVDGGSATDGVAVIRTTWFDRSEPADEMPAGSVDVREYRYRAADGG